A window of the Dermatophagoides farinae isolate YC_2012a chromosome 2, ASM2471394v1, whole genome shotgun sequence genome harbors these coding sequences:
- the LOC142597353 gene encoding uncharacterized protein LOC142597353, translated as MSNNEELVNLLSRRRIYRASITSMYNQLKSNCVIPTLYSATELHNDYSEINLQLEDLNHEENSDHMEKIDLIIDFLYRYQRVVRLTSRDTLSSASRSQCQTTIEQLNKLVEKFPATSGLVDELQEKLENISIASSSQSKSSVRSNGRQPLAATSPSISPSIQDVRFDHVKQTADSHPSAISRRQNVTFGFNNGPTPPTINTLSSNNVNNTGHYQPELTTVNNLFDQPQQPQRVPSNMPILINQNNSTRIRIKAEEVPKFDGTAGSWPDFKDAVVELIINNHKIQSDAKSQTQISNKF; from the exons ATGAGTAACAACGAAGAATTGGTCAATCTGCTTTCTCGAAGAAGAATTTATCGAGCATCTATAACAAGTATGTATAATCAGTTGAAATCGAATTGTGTTATTCCGACATTGTATTCTGCGACCGAACTGCATAACGATTATTCAGAAATCAATTTACAATTGGAAGATCTCAATCATGAAGAAAACAGTGAtcatatggaaaaaatcgatctcatcatcgatttcCTATATCGGTATCAAAGAGTTGTGCGTCTAACATCAAGAGATACATTGTCATCGGCATCACGAAGTCAATgtcaaacaacaattgaacaaTTAAACAAACTGGTAGAGAAATTCCCTGCCACAAGTGGATTGGTGGATGAACTACAAGAAAAATTGGAGAATATATCAATCGCATCGAGTagtcaatcaaaatcatcagtACGAAGCAATGGACGTCAACCGTTAGCAGCCACGAGCCCTAGTATTTCACCGAGCATTCAAGACGTTCGTTTTGATCATGTTAAACAAACAGCAGACAGTCATCCATCAGCAATATCACGCCGTCAAAATGTCACGTTCGGGTTTAATAATGGACCAACACCACCGACTATCAATACTCTATCAAGCAACAATGTCAATAATACTGGTCATTACCAACCTGAATTAACAACAGTCAACAATTTGTTCGATCAACCACAGCAACCGCAACGAGTACCAAGCAATATGCCAATTTTAATAAACCAAAATAATTCGACAAGAATAAGAATTAAAGCCGAAGAGGTGCCGAAGTTTGATGGAACAGCCGGAAGTTGGCCCGATTTTAAAGATGCAGTTGTGGAGCTTATCATAAACAAT CACAAGATACAATCCGATGCGAAAAGTCAAACCCAGATTTCCAACAAATTTTGA